GGGATTTTATGGGATTTGAGTTTAAAAACATTCAAATTATTTTCagtattaaatttatattttataaattttaagtctttttttaaaataatttacaaaaatattttttttcgatttcttcaaaaatctatctaataaaatattttatatgttaaaaacaattttttgttcttgttaaaaaaaaatatgattttttatataaatattattgataaaaataattttaaaaataaacaataaaaaaaattttaatgtaaaaattaatattttcaattgtCAAATCAAATTCTAAATACCAAAATAAAAGTCCAATTTCATGGATTTATCCAATTCTAATTTCAAATCTATGTTcaaatccatttttttttaatatccaaACAGACTCTAATCCTAACAAGCTAGCTGTAGTAGGACGAGGTACCGTGTGTACGTATATAagtatatacacacacacacactaataTATACTAATCTCgtgtttttataataataatattcaagagtaggtttcttgtgagacagtctcacgaatttttatctgtgagacggatcaatcctacctatattcacaataaaaaataataatcttagcataaaaagtaataattttttatggatgacccaaataagagaatactcttaacataaaaaataatattttttcattgatgacctaaataagagatttgtctcacaaaatatgatccacgagaccgtctcacacaagtttttgccaatattCAATATCTTATTTCATGTATATAGTTTGACAATATATGTTATCAaaatcagtgttctaaaaagcccgcttaagtgcgcttaagcttgaagctcgacAAAAACGCCCCGCTTCGGAGAAAAGCGGAAAAAAGCTGTCAAACTCTAGTTTGACCGAATTAAGCGTAATTAAGGTGTTTAATTAAACGTGCTTAAACCCAATTAATCGCAtctgttaatttttttattttttttatttcgaaGATAtgtctttatattttaaaataataaattatatttataatttagatgtttatttttcaatttttattttgattaagcgtgtctgataatgatttgacaaatatttaacatttttaatgtggactagttgaaaaataataataaaaattgtaattttgatatttttatgtttttatatatatgagaattaatacatcagacttaaatttatcatatttatgtattattttatctatttattggtttgagataattacaattacactaaagataaaaaacgttttttcacgcttaagccagttctaatctcgcttaagcttgaaaagcttggaaCTCGACATACGCGCTTCGAGACACTTCACGCTTTTTCGAACCTTGATCAAAATATCTATAAAGTAAGAAATCCAAACTCCGGATAACAAAATTGGGAACCGATCAATTTCATCATAGATAATTGATTTCGTAGAAAACGATTCCGGCTAACTTTCAGCAAAGATTATGCATCAAAAGGTGTAAAATCTTTATCAATTTGTCCACATTATGGGTCAAAATTTATCTATTTTGCATTTATCATATTATCCACAATAACATTTGACAACTAACAACAATCTACTTAAACTTAAATCTCGGTTGAATCAATAATCAATGTGGAAACGAAGTTTTCCAGCTACGAAAACATCATGTGAAATTTAACTTATAagttgtttgaaaattttctcaaGTCCTCTTTTAACTAATAATCCTATATTAGTACATACTTTTGGTACAATTTTTGTACTGAACACAAATATCATTTCcaatccatttattttaaattttatctctactCTTTTATTCATCacgattattattattattatttttaaatcaaggCATCAAGTTCTAATAAATATACGaattaaatttatgttattAATCTATTTAGATAGTTTATATTAACTAATAAAAGATGCACACGGGTtgcatgttttattattattttaatttgatcaaataatactaaacaattaacatgaaattattttcaatttataaatgttgttcgatttaaaaagaaagttttgtttaaatttttttctatataaaatatgaaatgacTTAAGGAAGTTTTTAGTAGGATAAAAAAgataattatggaattaaatattttaacatcctCTGGAATAATTACTCTAATAAACTCAAACTTAATCATATAGTATAGATTAATCAGACAAGCAATGAACtgaaaacaagaacaaattaGAATACTGGTGAACAAAAATACAAGTGACAATCGCCAATACCTTTTCCATAGATAACTTTCAGGCGAGGACAAGTAATCTTGATTAATATTTCAATAGACAACATTCTTTTATACAGATGAATTACTTACTAGTAGGCATAGAGACTCGTGAATAAATACGCGCAGTTCACTTGGGATATAGCACAGCCCGCAGGAACATTATTACCATACTATGAACCTGAAACCCAAAAAATGTCAGTCCGCGGATAAGAAATTTGGTAAGTAGACCCCAACTCCATTCCTTGCTGGAAATTAGGCAGGAAAAGCAAAGCCGCAGAAAGGGACAATCGGCGCACCACTTGGAAAGCGGCGACAATGACACCACCGGCAAATGGCAAAGACCAAGAGAAGAGTGTATCATGGTTTCGAATCTCGTTTCCTCATTCGCGGAAAGGAAAAGGACAGGTGAATTACTCAAGCGAGAACCTTTACCTCGAGTGTGGATCGTGAAAAACTTAGTGACTAGAGAAGAGATGCCTCTGATTTATCCATTTTCTACAGCGGCATCAATCTTCTATACTTGTAAAACCATAAAAATAGGCAAAACATAATGAGTCCAGAAACTCCAGTGATTATTATAACCCATTTGAATGCATCAGGGTCATCAAACAAGGGAATAGGAAAGTTCATTCCAAATATACCAGCTACAACTCCACATACGGCAACAAGAAATGTTGCAGTAGTGAGTAATAACTCAAACTGAATAAGCTGGTTCCGAACATTATCctgcataaaaataatgatcCAATTAATCTGACACCGTGTTATAGACATTGAAATTTCGTGGGTAATAATTGATAACTAAAAAATGTGACTAAAAATTGAAAGCATTAAAGAATTGCAGAGAACATGGACTATCACAGCAGGAATTCTTAACCTTACGAGCATCTGAACATTATCTTTCTGTATAACTTTGGAAGGGGTTAATAGGTTAGAAGTATGAGTTCTAAGGTTTATCAGCACTCATAGTTGCACCTTCCATTATCTGAATCTCAGATTAGTAAATCAGCCAGATGAAGATTGCTGCATTGACGTACATTGTTCCTTTTTATAGAGGTTTaagaattataatattttagtaGCTAGAAACACAATTCTGTATGCAAGTTGTTTATCAGGTCAAGATTGTTAAAAGGGTCCGTGTAATGAAAGAATATTTATGACCATATTTCTCCCTTGGCTCATTTAGAAATAGCTCACACCActtaaaacacatttttttgcTTTCAACAGAAGACATGTATTTCTTCAGGAATGAAGAAAGAAGTTGAGCAGGTAAGACCATAAAAAAGCCTCATACCAGCTGAATGTTGATGAAGTCCTCGGTATCATCAATATACTCCTTCATCTGAAATTAGACAAGAAATTGTTAAGACTgaagacaaaaaataaaaagaaaatacatgTACATGGTTGCACATGATACCGAAGTCAATTTATTGAGGGTGCTATCAATGACAACAAAGTATGCCTCCAACATCATTTCAAGCTCTTCTATTCTATTAACAACACTTTCTGAGCTCCTCACGCTATCCTGTCTGCTCCTTGCAAAACTAAGGTTATTCTCAAGCTTCCTGCCACCAGAGGGTGAAGAAACAGGAGAGATAGGAGCAGAAGCAGACAGCAACGCATCAACTGATCGGATTCCCATCGAAGATTGATCTCCATAAAATGATGTTTCGGTGTGTCTTTTCTTCTCAGTGAGATACATTTCAGCCATATCTCCATCATCATCCATGAGCTGCTCTATCTCATCCCTAACCTAGAAAATAACATTAGAAATTTGTAGGAAGCATATATCAGAGCCAAATCGCCAGGGGAAAAAAAGATGGTGCACCCAGCAGATTGATTTCACACCTTTTGAACCCTCCGAGTTAATGCAACAAGTCTGCTTTTTAATCGGCGAACTCGTTCCAGATTCAGTGTGCTGATCTTTGATGTAAGTTCATCCAACAGTGGATATGCCTCAATTTCTAGTTCTGCTGCCttcatttcaaaaattttgcaaATCCAAGTATAGTTATTGGTTATATGCTCCAACAATTATCGAACACGAAATCTGTAAGGAAATTATAAGGAACCAGAATCCGGCAGTATTCAGAACATAGATTCTATGTTCTAAACATTAATTTCATGGTGCTTTCAACAggaaaaaattatgtcataaCATAAACAGAGTGTCATTAACAGCATCAGGAAATGAAATTTCAGCGTTACTTTCAGTAATAGGAAATATCACATTTATCATTCTGTTTGAGATGCACTACCTATGCCTACAAAGACATGGAAAGAGATAAAGGGAAGGGAAGCGAACGCGAAACTAGGTTCTTGTTGCATACCTGAGAGTCCAAAAAAGTGCAGGCAGTCTCCAAGGCAACTTCAAGAGCCCTAAATTCAAAGGGCAAGTAATCAGGAGATGTATTAGCAAACATATTGTCAAAATTTCTACTTCCTCTCCTTCTGCATAATTCTGGACCTTCAGACTGCCAAACTTCACCAACTCCCGCCGCTTGCAGCCGTCGCTGCAGCTCCACCACATACTGTAGCACACAGCTATCAAGGGAATTTAACAACAAAACCTCATCTGCGGTAATGATACATCGAATCTGCTCAAGATTCACGACAATTGCCTTCTCTCTACCAAGGATAGTTGAGGGGTAAACAAACAAGGGATCCAATAATCTTAGATCACGTGCAGGAAGATCACAACGACGCATCATGGCGAATTTGTCAACCTCTATCACTTGGGAATTCCCATTTGCGTCGACTCGTATCCAAGATCTAAGGCCTTGACCTCGCTTTTTCAGGCCAGAAATATCCACCCCTAGCCAGCCAGAGCTAGCCGGCCTATTCGATGAACCTCTGAGATTAAAAGCAGAAGCAGGTTTTGGTAGGATTAGGCGTTCTTTAAGGTCTTCCATCACAACAGAGTTCCCACAGCTGCAAAACAGAAAATGGATTTGGTGACTGTAATTTGAGGTTCGACAATCATAATGTTTCGTCCAAACATTGCATCATGAAAAGTTTCCAACAAAGGACATCATAGGAGGAACTAAACTTGAGAGATTCGATCATTTCATTCCTCAACAAGTTGAGACCTCAATCTACGGATGATTTGGCTAGGTGTTTGGAATTCAATTTAACAATCCATAAAATTTTGGATAGTAGCAATTTATGACCTCCTCAAGCACCCAATATAACATAAACCACAGGAATCTCTCTCACCATGTTATTAAATATGCCACAACATCTTCCTCAGCccaaattttgtatttttattaactaTAAACTTACCTTTCTTAAACCAAAAAGATCGATCTTTTAGAGATTGAAACAAATTTATGAAAGAAACAAACTGACAATCACCAAACAAGGATCAATAAATCGAACGAAACGGGTAAAAGTTTTCAGCTAAAACCAATTTCCCGCCCCGTTTGATCTGTCACTCTCATAAAAATTGGGATTAAATACATTGAGAAACGATACGACGGTTCAGAAAATCAGCTTGAATAAGAATCACAGTCACCTCAATGATCAATGCAAGTAGCAACAGATGAATTGTTCTCTCAATGATCGAACCAACAATTACGATAAAAACGAATTTAAAAAATCGAGATTGAGAAGTTAACGTGAGTGAGTTCTAAGAAAGTCGGCGATGGAGATGGTGCAAGAAATTAGGGGAGGTGAAACGACGACGCTTTCCGGGTAGGAGGAGAAGATACCTCGAATTTACAGCAAATCAAGCGTGgccttttttttaatttctttttttatttgataaaaacaaaCTTGCCTTCTGTGTATTTGCGGCTGACCTTAGTCCTACATATCTTTACGTGCACGTGCTACATTGGGACCTAGCTCAATTTTTAGTTCGTCACTCGGTGCAAGTATTATTCTGCTAGTAGATTTATACTTCAGTTTTATGTCTGTAGCATGTAGATTGCGTTTGTTAGATAAATTATTGATGTGATCTCGTTGAAATAGATGAGCCGGGTGAGATCCTGAGAGAATATTCAGTTGGTGCTCCGATATCAGGGGCGAGATCCCCGTCAACTCCTGTTGGGACTAAGCAAACACATTAATATTAGCTTTTAAGCAATTGATTAAACTGACCCGGGTGGATACATTGAGGTCCCGAGCCACCCGGATCTGCAAGCCTGGTCCGATCTCCACAACCTCCTGCTCTTCTTCTGCCACGAAATGCACCTCTCTCTTCTCAACTATTATTTCGCCTACTTCATCAACTTTTGCTCTCTTCCCCTCCCTCCTGGTTTTGCTCTGATCAGCCCGAACTGCTTCCATATAACATTTCAGGGAATAAGGTTGATCTCCCCGGACTTCTCCTACCCGGGTTCCCACAGGAAATTTGATCTTCTGATGGTAAGTGGATGTCACGGCCCTTAATTCATTCATGGTCGGTCTCCCTAGAATAATGTTATATGATGATGGGGAGTCCACCAAAGTAAAAGAGGTCATCactgtttttttaaaatcttgggAGCCCAAAGTTAATGGTAACACAATCTCTCCTTCCGGGTAAaccacatggccagcaaagCCAAAAAAAAGCAGTCTCTATAGCTTCCGAATGATAACCCTGCAAATCCATCCGCATGAAGgcatctttaaatataacattaaCAGAGCTGCCCGAGTCCACGAAGACtctcaaaatatcataattggTCATCCGGGCTTGGATAAACAGGGCGTCATTATGGGGTAGATTTATCCTCTTTAAATCTTCCGGGCCAAAATTGATCATCGTCTCATTTCTCCTCATCCCTTCAACCTCCATACAATCTCTTCTACTCCTCGACTTCCTCGCCCGGTTGGAATCTCCATTAGGGAAGCCTCCTGATATCATCTTGATCAACCCCACAGCCGGGGGCGAAGATTTATTCCTCTCGGGCTCTTGCTCTCTCCTTTTCCCGGGATCACCTCTCGGGATATTCCTTGAATCTACCCGGGTGCTAGGACTTGGTTGCCGAGGTGTCCATGGTGGTCCTCTTGGCCTCTTGTTGGCTTGACTAGGTCCTGGGACGGAAGGTGAGGCATAATTTCCCTTCAAGGTTTTGCAGTCCTCAGTGTTATGATAACATACCTTGTGGAGAGTGCAAATCCTCTCTTCTCAGGCCGAGATAACTGATGATCCGGGGCCAGATCACTGTTACACTCCTGGACCTCTCTGTCTCGGGCAATCTTTAAAGGCACATGGTGAGAAAAGTGCCCTGGATTATCCCTTCTTTTTCCTTTCTCCTCGGGCTTAGACGTCCGATCTCCCCTCTCCTTCCGTACGGCCTCCCTCTTCTGCTTTTGGGCTTCCTCcatattgatatatttttccGCCCGGGATAACAAGTCCTCGAAGTCCTCGGGCACCTTCTTGGTTAAtgacttgaaaaattcaccaTCCCTCAAGCCTTGGGTGAATGCAGTCATTTTTGTCTCTGTGGCACGAGTAGGAACATCGAGAGCCACTCTATTGAATCTTCTGATGTAAGCCCTTAGACTCTCCTCCGGGCTCTGTTTTAcctcaaaaatactaaaagtaGTCTTCTTGTATTTTTTGCTGCTGCTGAAATGGTGTGAAAACACCTTCTAGAAGTCTTTGAAGGAATGAATACTTTGCGGGGCCAATCCCTCAAACCAACTCTGAGCAGAATCCACCAGCGTTGTCAGGAATACCTTACACTTAATTCGATCAGTATAACAGTGTAGCATGACCATATTTTCAAACCGGGCCAGGTGTTCCTCGGGGTCTGCATTGccatcataatctttcactttGGCATATTTGAAGTTCTCGGGAAGTGGTT
This genomic interval from Primulina huaijiensis isolate GDHJ02 chromosome 14, ASM1229523v2, whole genome shotgun sequence contains the following:
- the LOC140957485 gene encoding magnesium transporter MRS2-1-like isoform X2; translation: MEDLKERLILPKPASAFNLRGSSNRPASSGWLGVDISGLKKRGQGLRSWIRVDANGNSQVIEVDKFAMMRRCDLPARDLRLLDPLFVYPSTILGREKAIVVNLEQIRCIITADEVLLLNSLDSCVLQYVVELQRRLQAAGVGEVWQSEGPELCRRRGSRNFDNMFANTSPDYLPFEFRALEVALETACTFLDSQAAELEIEAYPLLDELTSKISTLNLERVRRLKSRLVALTRRVQKVRDEIEQLMDDDGDMAEMYLTEKKRHTETSFYGDQSSMGIRSVDALLSASAPISPVSSPSGGRKLENNLSFARSRQDSVRSSESVVNRIEELEMMLEAYFVVIDSTLNKLTSMKEYIDDTEDFINIQLDNVRNQLIQFELLLTTATFLVAVCGVVAED
- the LOC140957485 gene encoding magnesium transporter MRS2-1-like isoform X1 encodes the protein MEDLKERLILPKPASAFNLRGSSNRPASSGWLGVDISGLKKRGQGLRSWIRVDANGNSQVIEVDKFAMMRRCDLPARDLRLLDPLFVYPSTILGREKAIVVNLEQIRCIITADEVLLLNSLDSCVLQYVVELQRRLQAAGVGEVWQSEGPELCRRRGSRNFDNMFANTSPDYLPFEFRALEVALETACTFLDSQAAELEIEAYPLLDELTSKISTLNLERVRRLKSRLVALTRRVQKVRDEIEQLMDDDGDMAEMYLTEKKRHTETSFYGDQSSMGIRSVDALLSASAPISPVSSPSGGRKLENNLSFARSRQDSVRSSESVVNRIEELEMMLEAYFVVIDSTLNKLTSMKEYIDDTEDFINIQLDNVRNQLIQFELLLTTATFLVAVCGVVAGIFGMNFPIPLFDDPDAFKWVIIITGVSGLIMFCLFLWFYKYRRLMPL